The following are from one region of the Desulfofundulus luciae genome:
- the ahbA gene encoding siroheme decarboxylase subunit alpha — protein MTLDSLDRQLLNIIQSHLPIEPEPYRKLAETLGTTEEDILARLKRLIEKGVIRRLGAIFDSRRVGYSGTLCAMKVPAERIEEVAAVINSFPGVTHNYLRDHPYNMWFTLLVESQVKLENTLEEIKRCTGIADMLHLPALRIFKIRVNFDLGEDENA, from the coding sequence ATGACCCTGGATAGTCTGGATAGACAACTGTTGAATATCATCCAAAGCCATCTACCCATCGAACCGGAACCCTACCGGAAACTCGCCGAAACCCTGGGCACCACTGAAGAGGATATCCTGGCCCGGCTAAAACGTCTCATTGAAAAGGGGGTTATCCGGCGGCTGGGGGCCATCTTTGACTCCCGCCGGGTAGGTTACAGCGGCACCTTATGTGCTATGAAAGTACCGGCGGAGAGAATTGAGGAAGTGGCAGCCGTAATCAACAGCTTTCCGGGGGTAACCCATAATTATTTGCGAGATCACCCGTATAACATGTGGTTTACGCTGCTGGTAGAATCCCAGGTCAAGCTGGAAAACACTTTAGAGGAAATCAAAAGATGCACCGGCATAGCAGATATGCTCCATCTCCCGGCCTTAAGAATTTTTAAAATCAGGGTGAACTTTGACCTGGGGGAGGATGAGAATGCTTAG